A region of the Anolis sagrei isolate rAnoSag1 chromosome 4, rAnoSag1.mat, whole genome shotgun sequence genome:
TCGTTCAGGTCGTGCATGCGCCGCCGCTCCCGCGCGTTGATGTTCAGCCGCAGCGCCTTCTGCTCCTTGGACTTCTTGCCCCCGCCGGCCGCCGCCACCACGTTTCCCCCGCCGAGGAGGAGCCCGTTGCCCTCGGGGCCCTTCAGCAGCGAGGCCCCGGCGCCCCCCGGCATCCCGCCGCCGCCTCCGTTCCCGCCGGGCCCCCGCAGGAGGAGCTCGCAGCGCCCGTCGCTGTCGTCGTCGGGGCTCTGCTCGCCGCCGCTGCTCTCGGCCACCGCCGAGCCCGGGCCGAACTTGAGGCACAAGGAGGGGTCGCCCACGCCGAGGCCGCTCTCCGCTTCTCCCGAGGCCTCGAAGCAGCCCAGCGGGGAAGGCGGGCGCGGATGGCGGGGCTCCCGGGGCGGAGGAGGCGGCGGGCCCAAGTCCAGCCCCATCGGCGGCGGGGAGCGGAAGGCCGACTCCATCCTCTTGGCCGAGGCGCTGTAACTCTTGCGGAACAAGTCCTCGTCTGTGGGCAGGTGCAGCGTCCGCTCCATGGCGCTAAATGGGCGcccgcccctcctcctcctcctcttcctcctcttcctcttcctcctcctcttctcctcctccccccaacccTCCAAAGGTCGAGGGGTCTCCCTCCCTCAGAGGGACGGAGACGGCGCCGTTGCTGCTTTGCTCCCGGTGCCTCCGCTCTTCctgctccttcttctcttccttctccccgtTTCGAGTCTCCCTCTCGCTCTCTTCGGAGGcgcgccttctctctctctctctctgtttctctctctctttcaatctcaACTCTCAAcgtgtccctccctccttctcggcgcgtctccctctccctcccgctctctctttccttcactgcgcgtcttcctctccccctttctctctttctctacccctctctctctccactgtgcgtcttcctctccccctttctttctctctctctctctctccgcctcTCTCACCCTCTGAAGGGCTCAGGCATTGTGAGCTGCCAGCCAGCCTCTCGCGCCGTTTATCTTGCTTGGATTCACCTTCAAGAGATTTCCGGGACCCACCGAGGGGTggcgaaggaaagggggagagaggggggatgaggaagagagaggaagcgccctctctctccctctctctctctttctcgctctCTGCTTCTGCCGCCGCAGCCGGGGGAGCCTCTTTACCTCATTATCTCTCCGCGAAGGTGATGATGGAGCCGCCTCGCCTGTTGGGACCCCGCTCTCCACCCAATCAGGTTAACGTTTTAATTAATAGGATTAAAACGGTAACAAACGAGCCCAGGCGCACGGCTTTGGCTCGGGACTCGGAGGagttcctccttttctctctctctctcactccggaaaggaggaggaggaggcggaggaggaggaggaggaggaggaggcgacgaCAGGCAGCCGCCCGCGCTTCATAAAAGGCGCCCGCGCCATTCTTCTCGCGGCCATCTGTGGGCACAGCTTCGCGCATATGTTTGCAAGGCGTTGCGTCCGATTAGgagcctcttcccccccccccctccgctctCCTCCGCCGCCGCTTTGGAAGCGTGACACGTGCGTCGCTTCCTTTCCGAGCCCCTCCTCGGGTCGGCCTCCGATGGCAAAGGGCCCAGAGGGGCACCACCcgggcggagtttggggaaaggagagggagagggatggGCGCCATCCACGCTCCATGCGCCCCTCTTTCCACCCTCCCAAAGCCAACTCCGGACTTTGCGCGAACTTTGCCCCCGCCACAACGCGGCGCCCAAAcgtctcctccctccccccttgtTTCCTATGTTTTGGGACGGGTTTCCCCACTTTCCTCACTCCCTTGGCCCCCTTTTTCCCGCATCCGCGTCTCCCACGTGTTGCAAGTCAACAGTGAAAGATTCATTTACCTGTTTTGTGGGGGTTGCTAAAAGgacttccccctcctccccctatTCCTTAACTTTTAGCCATCTTCTACTTTCTGGGAATCTGAGGATCTTGCCTTGGAGGTCTCCCCCGCCATTGCTACTCGAGATGAGTCCCTCCCAATGAAAACCTGAAGaattctaccttccttcctctgtccttaataataataataataataataataataataataattacaacagccagcagagtgatcttgtctgctgtggactcaccttgttgtgtgtcagataataataataataataataataataataataataataataatacatcacatagtcctagacacttgggaagtgtccgacgtgtgatccaaaacaacagccagcagagtgatcttgtctgctgtggacacatcttgttgtgttaataataataataataataataataataataataataatctgtatttatatcctgccacctgAGCTCTTcaggcttacaaggcactccagggtacACATATCACATACAACAGGTATGTCGTACTCCCTTCAGGATCTTTTCTAATGAGTATGACTTCACGAACTTCAGTATCCATCTGATACTCCCCTGTAATGTGAAACTCATTATTTTGTATGATTAAATATTTGGGTGGCTGTGATTAAATatcagggctgtatggctatgttccagaagcattctctcctgacgtttcgcccacatctatggcaggcatcctcagaggttgtgaagtctgttggaaacaaggcaagtggggtttatatatctgtggaatgcccagggtgggagaaagaacttattCGAGGCAAGtttcaatgttgcaattggccaccttgattagcattgaatagccgtccagtttcaaggcttggctgcttcctgcctggtggaatcatttgttgggaggtgatgaactgaccctgattgtttcttgtctggatttcctctgttttgtgtgtgttgctCTTtaattactg
Encoded here:
- the BHLHE22 gene encoding class E basic helix-loop-helix protein 22, with amino-acid sequence MERTLHLPTDEDLFRKSYSASAKRMESAFRSPPPMGLDLGPPPPPPREPRHPRPPSPLGCFEASGEAESGLGVGDPSLCLKFGPGSAVAESSGGEQSPDDDSDGRCELLLRGPGGNGGGGGMPGGAGASLLKGPEGNGLLLGGGNVVAAAGGGKKSKEQKALRLNINARERRRMHDLNDALDELRAVIPYAHSPSVRKLSKIATLLLAKNYILMQAQALDEMRRLVAYLNQGQALSAASSLPSSAAAAAAAAAAAAASLHPALGAYEQAAAAGYPFSAGLPPSAACPDKCALFNSVSSSLCKQCTDKP